One stretch of Bradyrhizobium canariense DNA includes these proteins:
- a CDS encoding GNAT family N-acetyltransferase: MSPSFTLRPYRTKDEDATIALWQRTWQQAYPSIDFAARVAWWRERWRDELVPNAAIVVAEQADVLIGFVTIDDSGYLDQLVVAPDHWGSTLGDALVDEAKRRSPERVTLLVNQDNARAIRFYGRNGFVHAGEDVNPTSGRPVLRMEWKGSSSLRGA, from the coding sequence TTGAGTCCTTCCTTCACCCTTCGTCCCTATCGCACCAAGGACGAAGACGCCACGATCGCGCTGTGGCAGCGCACCTGGCAACAAGCCTATCCTTCAATCGATTTTGCCGCGCGTGTGGCCTGGTGGCGCGAACGCTGGCGGGATGAGCTGGTGCCGAACGCCGCGATCGTTGTGGCAGAGCAGGCCGACGTGCTGATCGGATTCGTGACGATCGATGATTCCGGTTATCTCGACCAATTGGTGGTCGCGCCAGATCACTGGGGCTCGACGCTCGGCGATGCGCTTGTCGACGAAGCAAAACGCCGGTCACCAGAGCGCGTCACGCTGCTCGTCAACCAGGACAATGCCCGCGCCATCCGCTTCTACGGGCGCAACGGCTTTGTGCATGCCGGCGAGGACGTCAATCCGACGTCAGGCCGGCCAGTGTTGCGGATGGAGTGGAAGGGAAGCTCGTCATTGCGAGGAGCGTAG
- a CDS encoding DUF7662 domain-containing protein, whose amino-acid sequence MNDYDALRDYLKKQTLAEFVLSFDQIEELIDAVLPRAAQRASWWETLRSPQEKMPQREACLAGGYIATRLADGKGVRFKRMK is encoded by the coding sequence GTGAACGACTACGACGCGCTGCGCGATTATCTGAAAAAGCAGACCCTGGCCGAATTCGTCCTGAGCTTCGACCAGATCGAGGAACTCATCGATGCCGTGCTGCCGCGCGCCGCGCAGCGGGCATCATGGTGGGAAACGCTGCGCAGCCCCCAGGAAAAGATGCCACAGCGCGAGGCCTGCCTTGCCGGCGGCTACATCGCCACGCGGCTTGCGGACGGCAAGGGCGTGCGGTTCAAGCGGATGAAGTGA
- a CDS encoding DUF1465 family protein, which translates to MSDRSQGETALVQFSERLTNSAAFGTLFREGMDLVEETAAYLDGIGRAEAKALDRSVSLTYATESMRLTTRLMQLASWLLLHRAVKEGEMTLTQANREKTKVRLSAADPGASDMIDKLPQQLQDLIARSMTLQTKVRRLDSTMHATGSERAAIGNPLVPQLNRLKEAFEQ; encoded by the coding sequence ATGTCGGACCGTTCGCAAGGAGAAACCGCTCTAGTGCAATTCAGCGAGCGGCTGACCAATTCCGCGGCGTTCGGTACTCTGTTCCGGGAAGGCATGGATCTGGTCGAGGAGACCGCCGCCTATCTCGACGGGATCGGCCGCGCCGAGGCCAAGGCGCTCGATCGTTCTGTCAGCCTTACTTACGCGACCGAGAGCATGCGGCTGACCACGCGCCTGATGCAACTGGCGTCATGGCTTTTGCTGCACCGTGCGGTGAAGGAAGGCGAGATGACGCTGACCCAGGCCAATCGCGAAAAGACCAAGGTCCGGCTCAGTGCCGCCGATCCCGGCGCCTCGGACATGATCGACAAACTGCCGCAACAATTGCAGGACCTGATCGCCCGTTCGATGACCCTGCAAACCAAGGTGCGCCGTCTCGACAGCACCATGCACGCCACGGGGTCCGAACGCGCCGCGATCGGTAATCCGCTGGTGCCGCAGCTCAATCGCCTCAAGGAAGCGTTCGAGCAGTAA
- a CDS encoding DUF1295 domain-containing protein yields the protein MSVLMAGAWVVQQRTGNSGWVDTIWTFSLGLVGAASALWPIAGAGPNPRQWLVAALVAIWSIRLGSHIAVRTAGITDDPRYAAFASEWGADSSRKMFVFLQNQGLGSIPLLFAIFVAARFPQSALRLQDYLGALVLVVGISGEALADAQLKRFRTNPANNGRVCDAGLWRWSRHPNYFFEWFGWLAYPVIAISAGDPLRYPWGWAALLAPIFMYWILVHVTGIPPLEQQMLRSRGERYRDYQSRTSMFFPLPPHKGVAA from the coding sequence ATGTCGGTCCTCATGGCCGGTGCCTGGGTGGTGCAGCAGCGCACCGGCAATTCCGGTTGGGTCGATACTATCTGGACGTTCTCGCTCGGCCTCGTCGGTGCCGCCAGCGCGTTGTGGCCGATAGCCGGAGCCGGGCCAAACCCGCGGCAATGGCTGGTCGCGGCATTGGTGGCGATCTGGTCGATCCGGCTCGGCTCGCATATCGCGGTGCGAACCGCCGGGATCACCGATGATCCGCGCTATGCGGCCTTTGCCAGCGAATGGGGCGCGGATTCATCGCGCAAGATGTTCGTGTTCCTGCAAAATCAGGGATTAGGATCGATCCCGCTTTTGTTTGCGATTTTTGTTGCGGCGCGGTTTCCTCAATCGGCGCTTCGGCTGCAGGATTATCTGGGCGCGCTGGTGCTGGTGGTCGGCATATCTGGCGAAGCGCTGGCCGACGCGCAGCTCAAGCGCTTCCGCACCAACCCCGCCAACAACGGCCGGGTTTGCGACGCCGGGCTGTGGCGGTGGTCGCGGCATCCGAACTATTTCTTCGAATGGTTCGGCTGGCTAGCCTATCCGGTCATCGCGATCTCGGCCGGTGACCCGCTTCGTTATCCTTGGGGCTGGGCGGCGCTGCTGGCCCCGATCTTCATGTACTGGATCCTGGTCCACGTCACCGGCATCCCGCCGCTCGAGCAGCAGATGCTGCGCTCGCGCGGCGAGCGCTACCGTGACTATCAGTCGCGTACCAGCATGTTCTTTCCGTTGCCGCCGCATAAAGGAGTGGCCGCATGA
- the rpmE gene encoding 50S ribosomal protein L31, with translation MKAEIHPDYHTITVVMTDGTEYQTRSTWGKAGDKLNLDIDSKSHPAWIGGSQQLLDRGGRVSRFQKKFSGFLKKD, from the coding sequence ATGAAAGCCGAAATTCACCCGGATTATCATACGATTACGGTCGTGATGACCGATGGCACCGAGTATCAGACCCGCTCGACCTGGGGCAAGGCGGGTGACAAGCTGAACCTCGATATCGACTCCAAATCGCATCCGGCCTGGATCGGCGGCTCCCAGCAGCTGCTCGACCGCGGCGGCCGTGTTTCGCGGTTCCAGAAGAAATTTTCGGGCTTCCTCAAGAAGGATTGA
- a CDS encoding EAL domain-containing protein, whose translation MRLIRCLALLALGLMTFAATTPARALDAVSVRSDAPAIDLTGVLEHQHSDSDRIQVSTAPGTDGIVRRIEVRAREGGQNWVVFALANNTDDQLDRLIVAPHYRIVSSGLIWPDLGLSRIATITPSTGDRPERQESPTADVFRITLDPGAVITFVAELRTDKLPQLYLWEPDAYKDKVNSFTLYQGIVIGISGLLALVLTILFVVKGSIMFPAAAALAWAVLVYIGVDFGFWGKVLDMSNNAERVWRAAGEAMLAATLLVFLFAYLNLSRWHVRYSHITVGWLFFLGSLVALALFDPAVASGIARMSLVLIAFAGFALIVYLSTHGFDRAVLLIPTWFLLVVWVVAAGMAVAGSVTNDIVGPALLGGLVLIVMLIGFTVMQHAFAGGGATTGVVSDVERRALALTGSGDLIWDWDVSADKVFTSPETESLLGLKRGTLEGPAAKWLEVLHPLDQDRFRAALDSVLDQRRGRLVQDFRLRTPDGHFMWFALKARPVVGSDGEVSRVVGTLTDVTEIKNAEERLLHDSVHDNLTGLPNRQLFIDRLGAVANLSKTMPSLRPTLMVIDLDRFKQVNDSVGIAVGDSILLTLARRLTRILKPQDTLARLAGDQFGLILLSEQDPARITAFAETIRKTIRAPIAFNDREIFLTASIGLALSDPQTQLSDEIIKDAELAMYHSKRIGGDRIDVYKPAMRARKTDRLTLESELRRAIEREEITILYQPIVRLEDRSIAGFEALARWDHPKLGRMSPSEFISIAEEIGLIVDLGMFVMDQTAKQLAIWQRAMRSRDPIFASVNVSSRQLLRHDLIHDIRTVLSRSSVARGTLKLELTESLVMENPEHAAQMLTRIRELGTGLSLDDFGTGHSSLAYLQRFPFDTIKIDQSFVRTTSRGTRPVILKSIIALAHDLGMDVVAEGAETDSDAVELYQLGCEYAQGFAFGEPMDADAAMRLLTEERLEAAS comes from the coding sequence TTGCGTCTGATCAGGTGCCTTGCGCTGCTCGCGCTGGGCCTCATGACGTTTGCCGCCACGACGCCGGCGCGCGCCCTCGACGCCGTCAGCGTCCGCAGTGACGCGCCCGCGATCGACCTCACCGGCGTGCTCGAGCATCAGCACAGCGACAGTGACCGCATTCAAGTTTCGACGGCGCCCGGCACCGATGGCATCGTTCGCCGCATCGAAGTTCGTGCCCGCGAAGGCGGACAGAACTGGGTGGTGTTCGCGCTCGCCAACAACACCGACGACCAGCTCGATCGCCTGATCGTCGCCCCTCACTACCGCATCGTGTCGTCGGGACTGATATGGCCCGATCTCGGATTGTCGCGCATCGCAACCATTACACCGTCGACCGGCGACCGTCCTGAACGCCAGGAAAGTCCGACCGCGGACGTCTTCCGCATTACGCTCGACCCTGGCGCCGTGATCACCTTTGTCGCGGAATTGCGAACCGATAAATTGCCGCAGCTCTATCTGTGGGAACCCGACGCCTACAAGGACAAGGTCAACTCGTTCACGCTGTACCAGGGCATCGTGATCGGCATTTCCGGTTTGCTGGCGCTGGTGCTGACCATCCTGTTCGTGGTCAAGGGCAGCATCATGTTTCCCGCTGCCGCGGCGCTGGCATGGGCGGTGCTGGTCTATATCGGCGTCGATTTCGGCTTCTGGGGCAAGGTGCTCGACATGTCGAACAACGCCGAGCGGGTGTGGCGCGCGGCGGGCGAAGCGATGCTGGCTGCGACGCTATTGGTGTTTTTATTCGCCTATCTCAATCTCAGCCGCTGGCACGTGCGCTATTCCCACATCACCGTCGGCTGGCTTTTCTTTCTCGGTTCGCTGGTGGCGCTGGCGCTGTTCGATCCGGCGGTCGCCTCGGGCATCGCTCGGATGTCGCTGGTGCTGATCGCGTTCGCGGGCTTCGCGCTGATCGTCTATCTGTCGACCCATGGCTTCGACCGCGCCGTGCTGTTGATCCCGACCTGGTTCCTGCTGGTGGTCTGGGTGGTCGCGGCCGGCATGGCGGTCGCCGGCAGCGTGACCAACGACATCGTCGGCCCCGCATTGCTCGGCGGCCTGGTCCTGATCGTGATGCTGATCGGATTTACGGTGATGCAGCACGCTTTTGCCGGCGGCGGCGCCACCACCGGCGTGGTCTCCGACGTCGAACGCCGAGCGCTGGCGCTGACCGGCTCCGGCGACCTGATCTGGGACTGGGACGTCTCGGCCGACAAGGTCTTCACCAGCCCCGAGACCGAAAGCCTGCTGGGCCTGAAACGCGGCACGCTGGAGGGCCCCGCCGCGAAATGGCTCGAGGTGCTGCATCCGCTCGATCAGGATCGTTTTCGCGCCGCGCTGGACAGCGTGCTCGACCAGCGCCGCGGCCGGCTGGTGCAGGACTTCCGGCTGCGCACGCCCGACGGACATTTCATGTGGTTCGCGTTGAAGGCACGACCGGTGGTCGGTTCCGATGGCGAGGTGTCGCGCGTGGTCGGCACGCTCACCGATGTGACCGAGATCAAGAACGCCGAAGAACGCCTGCTGCACGACTCCGTGCATGACAACCTCACCGGCCTGCCAAACCGTCAGTTGTTCATCGATCGCCTCGGCGCGGTCGCCAATTTGTCCAAGACCATGCCGAGCCTGCGGCCGACGCTGATGGTGATCGACCTCGACCGCTTCAAGCAGGTCAACGATTCCGTCGGCATCGCGGTCGGCGATTCCATTCTGCTGACGCTGGCCCGCCGGCTGACCCGCATCCTGAAACCGCAGGACACCCTGGCACGGCTGGCCGGTGACCAGTTCGGCCTGATCCTGCTGTCGGAACAGGACCCGGCGCGTATCACCGCCTTCGCCGAGACCATCCGCAAGACCATCCGTGCGCCGATCGCATTCAATGATCGCGAGATTTTTCTAACCGCTTCCATTGGCCTTGCGCTGAGCGATCCGCAGACCCAGCTGTCCGACGAGATCATCAAGGACGCCGAGCTTGCGATGTATCATTCCAAGCGCATCGGCGGCGACCGTATCGATGTCTACAAACCCGCGATGCGCGCGCGCAAGACCGACCGGCTGACGCTGGAATCCGAATTGCGACGCGCCATCGAGCGTGAGGAAATCACTATCCTGTACCAGCCGATCGTGCGGCTGGAAGATCGTTCGATCGCCGGCTTCGAAGCCCTGGCGCGCTGGGATCATCCAAAACTGGGACGGATGTCGCCGTCGGAATTCATCTCGATCGCCGAGGAGATCGGCCTGATCGTCGATCTCGGCATGTTCGTGATGGACCAGACGGCCAAGCAACTCGCGATCTGGCAGCGCGCGATGCGCTCGCGCGACCCGATCTTCGCCAGCGTCAACGTCTCGTCGCGGCAATTGCTGCGGCACGATCTGATCCACGATATCCGCACCGTGCTGTCGCGCTCCTCGGTGGCGCGCGGCACGCTGAAGCTCGAGCTGACCGAATCGCTGGTCATGGAAAACCCGGAACACGCAGCCCAGATGCTGACGCGGATTCGCGAACTCGGCACCGGGCTGTCGCTGGATGATTTCGGCACCGGCCATTCGTCGCTGGCCTATCTGCAGCGCTTTCCGTTCGACACCATCAAGATCGACCAGTCGTTCGTGCGCACCACCAGCCGCGGCACGCGCCCCGTGATCCTGAAATCGATCATCGCGCTGGCGCATGATCTCGGAATGGACGTGGTGGCCGAAGGCGCGGAGACCGATTCCGACGCGGTCGAGCTCTATCAGCTCGGCTGCGAATACGCGCAAGGCTTTGCCTTCGGCGAGCCGATGGATGCCGACGCCGCGATGCGGCTATTGACCGAAGAACGGCTCGAGGCGGCGAGCTAG
- a CDS encoding ABC transporter transmembrane domain-containing protein, whose product MSAVERLDGSDGETPLQDPAPAEASSIETVLTESPAKNRARLRPLLALAPYIARYRWRAILAVVSLTVAAITTLVVPVAVRRMIDFGFTPKGIAMINSYFGVMILVVAVLALASASRYYLVMTIGERIVADLRRDVFAHLISLSPAFFDSARSGELISRLTADTTQIKSAAGASASIALRNLLLFLGATAMMVFTSPRLSGFVLLAIPLIVLPLVAFGRWVRRLSRNAQDTLAEASAYASELVGAIRTVQAYTGERLANARFGSEVEQAYDAARTSTRARGVLTAIIIFIVFTSVVVILWIGSHDVLSGAITPGRLGQFILYAAFAAAALGQLSEVWGEVSAASGAAERLFEILRVTSDITVPASPRALPMPARGDVSFDNVRFAYPTRPDAAAVDGVSFSVRAGEKVAIVGPSGAGKSTLFHLLLRFYDPASGTITIDGVPIRSADPHDVRARIALVPQESVAFATTARENIRFGRPEATDAEIERAADLAHATEFIRRLPGGFEAQLGERGVTLSGGQRQRIAIARAILRDAPLLLLDEATSALDAESETLVQTALEELMRHRTTLVIAHRLATVLSCDRILVMEQGRIVEQGTHASLVAANGLYARLARLQFEGI is encoded by the coding sequence ATGAGTGCAGTGGAGCGGCTTGACGGCAGCGACGGCGAAACGCCGTTGCAGGATCCGGCGCCGGCAGAGGCATCTTCCATCGAAACGGTGCTGACGGAATCGCCGGCCAAGAACCGCGCGCGGCTGCGCCCGCTGCTGGCATTGGCGCCTTATATCGCGCGGTACCGCTGGCGCGCCATTCTGGCTGTGGTTTCGCTTACGGTCGCCGCGATCACGACCCTGGTGGTGCCGGTCGCGGTTCGGCGGATGATCGATTTCGGGTTCACCCCGAAAGGCATCGCGATGATCAACAGCTATTTCGGCGTGATGATCCTAGTGGTCGCGGTGCTCGCCCTGGCCAGCGCATCGCGCTATTATCTGGTAATGACCATCGGCGAGCGGATCGTCGCCGATCTCAGGCGCGACGTGTTCGCGCATCTGATTTCGCTGTCGCCGGCCTTCTTCGATTCCGCGCGCAGCGGCGAACTGATCTCGCGGCTCACCGCCGACACCACCCAGATCAAGTCCGCGGCCGGCGCCTCGGCGTCGATCGCGTTGCGCAACCTGCTGCTGTTTTTAGGCGCCACCGCGATGATGGTGTTCACGAGCCCCCGGCTTTCGGGGTTCGTGCTGTTGGCGATTCCGCTGATCGTGCTGCCGCTGGTGGCGTTCGGCCGCTGGGTTCGGCGATTGTCGCGTAACGCGCAGGATACGCTCGCCGAAGCGTCCGCCTATGCGTCCGAACTGGTCGGCGCCATCAGGACCGTGCAGGCCTATACCGGCGAGCGGCTGGCCAATGCGCGCTTCGGCAGCGAAGTCGAACAGGCCTATGACGCGGCGCGGACGTCCACCCGCGCGCGCGGGGTGCTGACCGCGATCATCATCTTCATCGTCTTTACCAGCGTCGTGGTGATCCTGTGGATCGGGTCGCACGATGTGCTGAGCGGCGCCATCACGCCGGGGCGGCTCGGCCAGTTTATTCTGTACGCAGCGTTTGCCGCGGCGGCACTCGGCCAGCTCAGCGAGGTCTGGGGCGAGGTTTCCGCTGCCTCAGGCGCCGCAGAAAGATTATTCGAAATTCTGCGCGTCACATCCGACATCACCGTGCCGGCGTCGCCGCGCGCGCTGCCGATGCCGGCGCGCGGCGACGTCAGTTTTGACAACGTCCGCTTCGCCTATCCGACCCGGCCGGATGCTGCCGCGGTCGATGGCGTCTCATTCTCGGTCCGCGCCGGCGAGAAGGTCGCGATCGTCGGCCCTTCAGGGGCGGGCAAGAGCACGCTGTTTCATCTGCTGCTGCGATTCTACGATCCGGCATCCGGAACCATCACGATCGACGGCGTGCCGATCCGGTCAGCCGATCCGCATGACGTGCGCGCCCGCATCGCTTTGGTGCCGCAGGAGTCGGTGGCGTTTGCCACGACCGCGCGCGAGAATATCCGCTTCGGCCGGCCGGAAGCCACCGACGCCGAGATCGAACGCGCCGCGGATCTGGCGCATGCCACCGAGTTCATCCGCCGCCTGCCTGGCGGCTTCGAGGCGCAACTTGGCGAGCGTGGCGTAACGCTGTCGGGCGGCCAGCGCCAGCGCATCGCGATCGCACGCGCGATCCTGCGCGACGCGCCGCTGCTGCTGCTCGATGAAGCGACCTCTGCGCTCGATGCGGAAAGCGAAACGCTGGTGCAGACCGCGCTCGAAGAACTGATGCGCCACCGCACCACGCTGGTGATCGCCCATCGCCTCGCGACCGTCCTGTCCTGTGATCGGATCCTGGTGATGGAGCAGGGCCGCATCGTCGAGCAGGGCACCCACGCCTCGCTGGTCGCCGCCAACGGACTCTACGCCCGGCTGGCCCGGCTGCAGTTCGAGGGGATATAA
- a CDS encoding flagellar motor protein MotA, whose protein sequence is MSSGPSSRSAMEIELTKLSSPRIFLVRMLVFLVLCALVMVVLYKQIVIAFFANPGLNALIGLVLLIGTILAFRQVIRLYPEVAWVNNFRIADPGLAMDRRPTLLAPMAAILGGERTGRMTITQQTMRHLLDSIATRLDEARDISRYMTGLLVFLGLLGTFWGLIETVGSVGKVIDGLKVGGDAGALFDTLKEGLAAPLGGMGISFSSSLFGLAGSLILGFLDLQSSQAQNRFYTDLEDWLATTVREYSSGETAVNGASGDLHNALERLRSSVEESGANRGTTVAMANLAEAIQGLVAHMRTEQQMIREWADGQGEQNREIRKLLERLAREPEKN, encoded by the coding sequence ATGTCTTCAGGCCCCTCTTCCCGCTCTGCGATGGAAATCGAACTGACCAAGTTGTCATCGCCACGAATTTTCCTGGTGCGGATGCTGGTATTTCTGGTGCTGTGCGCCCTCGTGATGGTGGTGCTCTACAAGCAGATCGTCATCGCGTTCTTCGCCAATCCGGGCCTGAACGCACTGATCGGGCTGGTGCTTTTGATCGGCACCATCCTGGCATTCCGCCAGGTAATCCGGCTTTATCCGGAAGTGGCCTGGGTCAACAATTTCCGCATCGCCGATCCCGGCCTTGCCATGGACCGGCGTCCCACGCTGCTGGCGCCGATGGCGGCGATCCTCGGTGGCGAGCGTACCGGGCGGATGACGATCACGCAGCAGACCATGCGGCATCTGCTGGACTCGATCGCAACCCGGCTCGATGAGGCCCGTGACATCTCCCGCTACATGACCGGCCTTCTGGTGTTCCTCGGGCTGCTCGGCACGTTCTGGGGCCTGATCGAAACGGTCGGCTCGGTCGGCAAGGTGATCGACGGATTGAAGGTCGGTGGCGACGCCGGCGCCTTGTTCGACACGCTGAAGGAGGGCCTCGCCGCGCCGCTCGGCGGCATGGGCATTTCGTTTTCGTCGTCGCTGTTCGGCCTCGCCGGCTCCCTGATCCTCGGCTTTCTCGATTTGCAATCGAGCCAGGCGCAGAACCGCTTCTATACCGACCTCGAGGACTGGCTCGCGACCACCGTGCGGGAATATTCTTCGGGCGAGACCGCCGTCAACGGCGCGAGCGGCGATCTGCACAACGCACTCGAACGGTTGCGTTCGAGCGTAGAGGAAAGCGGCGCCAATCGCGGCACCACGGTGGCGATGGCCAATCTCGCCGAAGCCATTCAGGGGCTAGTCGCGCATATGCGGACCGAACAGCAGATGATCCGCGAATGGGCTGACGGCCAGGGCGAGCAGAACCGCGAGATCAGGAAATTGCTCGAGCGGTTGGCGCGCGAGCCCGAGAAGAACTAG
- a CDS encoding peptidoglycan -binding protein — MALARARRSESAFNYWPGFVDALSTLVLSIVFLLSVFLVVQFFLSQQISGKDKALEQLNARIAQLNDMLSLEKLGKLNLDDQISQLRAGLSSAEGERDRVKGLYEGLANAGNDAAGRTTELNKALDSERGVSTRALAQIEVLTQQISALRRQLAALEEALDASDKRDKESQGRIADLGQRLNVALAQRVQELSRYRSEFFGRLRAILGNRPDIRVVGDRFVFQSEVFFDTGQAQLLPEGRAELDKVANALTDLDKQIPSEIAWVLRVDGHTDARPITNSPLFKSNWELSSARAIAVVQYLISLGVPAQRLVAAGFAEFQPLDTAQTEDAYKRNRRIELKLTER, encoded by the coding sequence ATGGCCCTTGCACGTGCACGCCGCAGCGAATCCGCGTTCAACTATTGGCCGGGTTTTGTCGACGCGCTGTCGACGCTGGTGCTTTCGATCGTGTTTCTGCTTTCGGTGTTCCTGGTGGTGCAGTTTTTCCTGTCGCAGCAGATCAGCGGCAAGGACAAGGCGCTGGAACAGCTCAACGCCAGGATCGCGCAGCTGAATGACATGCTGTCGCTGGAAAAGCTCGGCAAGCTCAATCTCGACGACCAGATCTCGCAGTTGCGCGCGGGGCTGTCATCCGCCGAGGGTGAGCGCGACCGCGTCAAAGGCCTGTATGAGGGCCTCGCCAACGCCGGCAATGATGCCGCCGGCCGAACCACCGAACTCAACAAGGCGCTGGATTCCGAAAGAGGAGTTTCGACCCGCGCACTGGCGCAGATCGAAGTGCTGACCCAGCAGATCAGTGCGCTGCGACGGCAGCTTGCGGCGCTGGAAGAAGCGCTCGACGCCTCGGATAAACGCGACAAGGAATCGCAGGGACGAATCGCCGATCTCGGACAGCGGCTGAACGTCGCGCTGGCGCAGCGGGTGCAGGAATTGTCGCGCTACCGGTCGGAGTTCTTCGGCCGGCTGCGCGCCATCCTGGGCAACCGGCCGGATATCCGTGTTGTCGGCGACCGTTTCGTTTTCCAGTCTGAAGTATTTTTCGACACCGGACAGGCGCAATTGCTGCCCGAAGGCCGCGCCGAACTCGACAAGGTGGCGAACGCATTGACCGATCTCGACAAGCAGATTCCGAGCGAGATCGCCTGGGTGCTGCGGGTCGATGGCCACACCGATGCGCGACCGATCACCAACAGCCCGTTGTTCAAGTCGAACTGGGAATTGTCATCGGCACGCGCGATTGCGGTGGTGCAGTATCTGATATCGCTCGGCGTGCCGGCACAGCGGCTGGTCGCGGCCGGCTTTGCCGAATTCCAGCCGCTGGACACCGCGCAGACCGAAGATGCCTACAAGCGCAATCGCCGCATCGAGCTGAAGCTGACGGAAAGATAG
- a CDS encoding DUF1192 domain-containing protein — translation MAIEDDDKPRKKITHEIGQDLSLLSVEELNERIALMTSEIERLQQAATKKRASKDAANSFFKS, via the coding sequence ATGGCGATCGAGGACGACGACAAGCCGAGAAAGAAAATCACGCACGAGATCGGGCAGGACCTGTCGCTGTTGTCGGTCGAGGAACTCAACGAACGCATTGCGCTGATGACCTCGGAGATCGAACGGCTGCAGCAGGCGGCGACCAAGAAGCGCGCCTCCAAGGACGCCGCGAATAGTTTTTTCAAATCGTAA
- a CDS encoding NAD(P)H-quinone oxidoreductase: MEKLPAQMTVIGISKPGGPEVLLPENRAVPAPGPGEILIKVAAAGVNRPDVAQRSGSYPPPPGASDLPGLEISGEVVAIGSGASKHKIGDKVMSLVAGGGYAQYCIAQDAQAMAVPSALSMTEAGAIPETLMTVWHNVFERGALKAGETLLVHGGSSGIGTMAIQLAKAFGATVIVTVGSKEKADACLKLGADHAINYKTQDFVAEVKTITDGKGVNVILDMVGGDYIDRNYDAAATDGRVVQIAFLSGQPKATVNFAKLMVKRLHHTGSTLRPRSNADKAAMVAAIEAKVMPLLREGRIKPLMDSTFPLEKAADAHRRMESSEHIGKIVLVA; encoded by the coding sequence ATGGAAAAGCTGCCCGCGCAAATGACCGTCATCGGCATCAGCAAGCCCGGCGGCCCGGAAGTGCTGCTGCCTGAGAACCGCGCCGTGCCGGCGCCCGGTCCGGGCGAGATTTTGATCAAGGTCGCGGCTGCGGGCGTGAACCGGCCCGACGTCGCGCAGCGCTCCGGCAGCTATCCGCCGCCGCCGGGCGCCAGCGACCTGCCCGGCCTTGAAATATCAGGCGAAGTGGTTGCGATCGGCAGCGGTGCAAGCAAGCACAAGATCGGCGACAAGGTGATGTCGCTGGTCGCCGGTGGCGGCTACGCGCAATATTGCATCGCGCAAGATGCCCAGGCGATGGCGGTGCCGTCGGCGCTGTCGATGACCGAAGCCGGCGCCATCCCGGAAACGCTGATGACGGTCTGGCACAATGTGTTCGAGCGCGGCGCGCTGAAAGCCGGCGAGACGCTGCTGGTCCATGGCGGCTCCTCCGGCATCGGCACCATGGCGATCCAGTTGGCCAAGGCCTTTGGCGCCACCGTGATCGTGACCGTCGGATCCAAGGAAAAGGCCGACGCCTGCTTAAAACTCGGCGCCGATCACGCGATCAACTACAAGACCCAGGACTTCGTCGCCGAGGTGAAGACGATCACCGATGGCAAGGGTGTCAATGTCATCCTCGACATGGTCGGCGGCGATTACATCGATCGCAACTATGACGCGGCCGCGACCGACGGACGCGTGGTCCAGATCGCGTTTCTGAGCGGCCAGCCCAAGGCAACCGTCAACTTCGCCAAGCTGATGGTGAAGCGGCTGCACCATACCGGTTCGACGCTGCGCCCCCGTAGTAATGCGGATAAGGCGGCCATGGTCGCAGCCATCGAGGCCAAGGTCATGCCGCTGCTGCGCGAAGGGCGCATCAAACCGCTGATGGACAGCACGTTTCCGCTGGAAAAGGCCGCCGACGCACACCGGCGCATGGAGAGCAGCGAACATATTGGCAAAATTGTGTTGGTTGCCTGA